From a region of the Leptospira kmetyi serovar Malaysia str. Bejo-Iso9 genome:
- a CDS encoding type II secretion system protein, giving the protein MKTNSNNRKIRFFRSLGKTRSFRKGFNLIEVSIALALAGIAMTYTYMVISNGIKQQRMAAVISNAVHLAKIKMAQIDSVSVLQSDRTTGEIPGYPGYSFETVIGEEDMDLLKLAGKEGQKPEDLLGGRDSEMNKLIMRRSGQANQGSSTAGIIRVFRIKVTIKYPTGSGTEAYTAETFKSAQY; this is encoded by the coding sequence ATGAAAACGAACAGCAACAACCGTAAAATTCGTTTTTTCCGAAGTTTGGGTAAGACGCGATCTTTTCGAAAAGGATTCAACCTGATCGAAGTTTCGATCGCGTTAGCGTTAGCCGGAATCGCGATGACTTATACGTATATGGTGATCTCGAACGGAATCAAACAACAGAGAATGGCGGCCGTGATTTCGAACGCGGTTCACCTCGCGAAGATCAAGATGGCGCAGATCGATTCCGTTTCCGTACTTCAATCCGATAGAACCACGGGGGAAATTCCGGGTTATCCGGGTTACAGCTTTGAAACCGTGATCGGCGAGGAGGATATGGATCTTCTCAAACTCGCCGGAAAGGAAGGTCAAAAACCGGAGGATCTTCTGGGCGGAAGGGATTCCGAAATGAACAAACTGATCATGAGAAGATCGGGGCAAGCGAACCAAGGTTCGTCCACCGCGGGAATCATCCGCGTTTTCAGAATCAAGGTGACGATCAAATATCCGACGGGAAGCGGAACCGAAGCCTACACCGCCGAAACGTTCAAGTCGGCGCAATATTAA
- a CDS encoding type II secretion system protein GspJ, with the protein MNTRKLHFLRKGFTLIEISIVVMILGVIFTGIFSTYYTALRISRESSSPGGAAKRDILLAMENIRSTIAMSYFHQTQRRLIFIGRNDGRGLDRKDRLDFAATHPNSEETSMPEVREVSFYLKPMPDVPDYYQLIRREDEMVDRYPKSGGTEYTLLTHVKSFQLKYSRTGAKWEDEWDSKLTKVLPRLIRIEVIVNSGKKEVRYETLAFPGILFK; encoded by the coding sequence ATGAATACCCGCAAACTTCATTTTCTACGAAAAGGATTCACTCTGATCGAAATTTCGATCGTGGTGATGATTTTGGGCGTGATTTTTACGGGAATTTTTTCCACCTATTACACCGCGCTTCGAATTTCCAGGGAATCCTCTTCTCCCGGCGGCGCGGCCAAACGGGATATTCTTCTCGCAATGGAGAATATCCGAAGTACGATCGCGATGAGTTACTTTCATCAAACGCAACGAAGATTGATCTTTATCGGAAGAAACGACGGACGAGGGCTCGATCGCAAGGATCGTCTCGATTTCGCCGCAACACACCCGAACTCGGAGGAAACTTCCATGCCCGAGGTTCGGGAGGTTTCCTTTTATCTCAAACCCATGCCCGACGTACCGGATTATTATCAATTGATCCGAAGAGAGGACGAAATGGTCGACCGTTATCCGAAATCCGGCGGAACGGAATACACGTTGTTGACGCACGTCAAAAGTTTTCAGCTCAAGTATTCGAGAACCGGAGCGAAGTGGGAAGACGAATGGGATTCCAAACTCACCAAGGTTCTTCCGAGATTGATCCGAATCGAGGTGATCGTAAACTCTGGAAAAAAGGAGGTCCGTTATGAAACGCTCGCGTTCCCGGGAATTCTTTTTAAGTAA
- the gspG gene encoding type II secretion system major pseudopilin GspG — MNLSKLKRKYRKGLTLIELAVVVIILGALIALVYSNFRPGEISDDTAALKLKKDAYELQSHLERYAQRYGTYPSDEQGLEALVEKPTTGEVPEDWKPILTKKAAINDPWGSAYKLKRDANGDVQLVTLGKDKKEGGEGKNADFNILNEDEYPSDFRRK, encoded by the coding sequence TTGAATCTGTCCAAATTAAAAAGAAAATACAGAAAGGGTCTTACGCTGATCGAACTCGCGGTTGTTGTGATCATCTTAGGAGCTTTGATCGCTCTGGTTTATTCCAACTTTCGTCCGGGTGAAATCAGCGACGATACCGCCGCTCTCAAACTGAAAAAAGACGCTTACGAACTTCAATCCCATCTGGAAAGATACGCGCAACGTTACGGAACATATCCGTCCGACGAACAAGGTCTGGAAGCGCTCGTTGAAAAACCGACTACCGGAGAAGTTCCGGAAGACTGGAAGCCGATTCTCACCAAAAAAGCGGCGATCAACGATCCTTGGGGAAGCGCTTATAAACTCAAAAGAGACGCGAACGGCGACGTTCAACTCGTTACCCTTGGAAAGGATAAAAAAGAAGGCGGGGAAGGGAAGAATGCTGACTTTAACATCCTCAACGAAGACGAATATCCATCCGACTTCCGTAGAAAATAA
- a CDS encoding exodeoxyribonuclease VII small subunit — translation MAESKSKISFEEALMELEQIAEKLERQDFSLEESLKAYERGMELKKICQGILDTAEGKIEALTKDENKKTVKAGFKGESKSESKNSSSSSSASSATSSSSEEEDLF, via the coding sequence ATGGCAGAATCAAAATCAAAAATTTCATTCGAAGAAGCGTTGATGGAACTCGAACAAATCGCGGAAAAACTCGAGCGCCAGGATTTCAGTTTGGAAGAATCCCTCAAAGCCTATGAACGAGGAATGGAACTCAAAAAAATCTGCCAAGGAATTTTAGATACTGCGGAAGGAAAGATCGAAGCCTTGACCAAAGACGAAAACAAAAAAACGGTCAAGGCGGGTTTTAAGGGAGAATCCAAATCGGAATCCAAGAATAGTTCCTCTTCTTCGTCGGCGTCGTCCGCAACGTCATCTTCTTCCGAGGAAGAGGATTTATTTTAA
- a CDS encoding DUF4180 domain-containing protein: MESEHTQNWEELETKKGTIAILNDPRVRIPDANSFLELLFSAAQDTIVLSKLNFPDSFYELKTGIAGEILQKLSNYKRRMIVLGDFSGIESKSLNDFLYECNKNGKIVFTDRLENAIDLLKEIH; this comes from the coding sequence ATGGAATCGGAACATACTCAAAACTGGGAAGAATTGGAAACAAAAAAAGGAACGATCGCGATTCTAAACGATCCACGGGTTCGAATCCCGGATGCAAATTCTTTTTTAGAACTTCTTTTTTCTGCGGCTCAAGATACGATCGTACTTTCCAAACTGAACTTTCCGGATTCTTTTTATGAATTAAAAACTGGAATCGCGGGGGAGATTCTCCAGAAGCTCAGCAATTACAAAAGAAGAATGATCGTTCTCGGAGATTTTTCCGGAATCGAATCGAAGAGCCTAAACGACTTTTTGTATGAATGCAACAAAAACGGGAAGATCGTTTTTACGGATCGTTTGGAGAACGCGATCGATTTGTTGAAAGAAATTCATTGA
- a CDS encoding vitamin B12-dependent ribonucleotide reductase has protein sequence MKLNRHFTVAQNGETSTIQWAKRNSRISNPDGSKVFEANNILVPEGWSQVAVDILAQKYFRRKGIPKYLKKVQEEGIPEWLQKSVPDTEKLESLKPEDRFGGETSALEVFHRLAGCWTYWGYKYKYFSDEESAKVFYDEIVYMLATQMSAPNSPQWFNTGLNWAYGIDGKSQGHYYVDPATGKLVKSASAYEHPQPHACFIQSVDDDLVNDGGIMDLWVREARLFKYGSGTGTNFSNLRGENEPLSGGGKSSGLMSFLKIGDRAAGAIKSGGTTRRAAKMVCLDVDHPDIESFIDWKVTEEKKVASLVTGSMLNNRHLNAIMSACYEMETEDRFDPKKNSSLKKTILEAKKVLIPDNYIKRVIDLAKQGYKEILFEELTTDWQSDAYNTVSGQNSNNSVRLTNEFMTAVEQDQPWNLYFRTEKERAKAEGRKAKPSQTLRARELWEKISYAAWASADPGTQYHTTINEWHTCPEDGAINASNPCSEYMFLDNTACNLASANLQKFVNLETLNFDVEGFRYLCRLWTIVLEISVTMAQFPSKEIAELSYKFRTLGLGYANLGSVLMILGIPYDSQEAMAITGAISSIMHMTAYATSAEMAKEQGPFAGYAKNKKHMLRVIRNHRRAAYNAPSGDYEGLTITPVGINPAFCPSYMLKAAQEDADLALELGEKYGYRNAQVTVIAPTGTIGLVMDCDTTGIEPDFALVKFKKLAGGGYFKIINQSVPYGLKKLGYSPSEIEAIVNYCKGHATLNGAPIVNTQALKEKGFTNEILEKVEASLPLAFDINFAFNKFNLGEDFLTRNLGIAKEVFDVPGFSLLEYLGFTKEEINKANDYVCGTMTIENAPFLKEKDYPVFDCANKCGKYGKRFLSYESHIRTMAAAQPFISGAISKTINLPEDAVVEDIKNAYFLSWKMMIKANALYRDGSKLSQPLNSVLELLNGIEVDEQDEVREAMISKDPVQIAEKVITKYISHRRKLPSRRAGYTQKAIVGGHKVYLRTGEYEDGQIGEIFIDMHKEGAAFRSLMNAFAISVSLGLQHGVPLEEYVDAFTFFKFEPNGIVSGNKHIKMSTSVIDYIFRELAITYLGRYDLGQVAPEDLRGDEIGSKRATAESNHRDTVSPTATATAVADVAPKKEVETISYSQMISKERTTAPTGLALLEEVKLAKIKGYTGDSCSECGSFEMVRNGSCLKCMSCGATTGCS, from the coding sequence ATGAAGCTAAACCGTCATTTTACCGTCGCCCAAAATGGTGAAACGTCCACAATTCAGTGGGCAAAACGAAATTCCCGGATTTCCAATCCGGATGGATCTAAAGTTTTTGAGGCTAACAATATCCTCGTCCCCGAGGGTTGGTCCCAGGTCGCTGTGGACATCCTGGCTCAGAAATATTTCCGGAGAAAAGGAATTCCTAAGTATCTGAAAAAGGTTCAAGAGGAAGGAATTCCCGAGTGGCTTCAAAAATCGGTTCCTGATACAGAAAAATTGGAATCCTTAAAGCCGGAAGATCGTTTCGGCGGCGAGACGAGCGCACTCGAAGTCTTTCATAGACTTGCTGGTTGTTGGACGTACTGGGGATATAAATATAAATACTTCTCCGATGAAGAAAGCGCGAAAGTTTTCTACGATGAAATCGTGTATATGCTCGCGACTCAAATGTCTGCTCCGAATTCTCCCCAGTGGTTTAACACCGGTTTAAACTGGGCTTACGGAATCGACGGAAAATCCCAAGGTCACTACTACGTTGATCCGGCCACCGGAAAGTTGGTTAAATCCGCTTCCGCGTATGAACATCCGCAACCGCACGCATGTTTTATCCAAAGCGTGGACGATGATCTCGTCAACGACGGCGGTATCATGGATCTTTGGGTGCGTGAAGCGCGTCTTTTTAAATACGGTTCCGGAACCGGAACCAACTTCTCCAATTTAAGAGGAGAAAACGAACCTCTTTCCGGCGGAGGAAAAAGCTCCGGTCTGATGAGTTTCTTAAAGATCGGCGATCGCGCCGCAGGTGCGATCAAATCCGGTGGAACGACTCGTCGTGCCGCTAAGATGGTTTGTCTCGACGTCGATCATCCCGATATCGAAAGTTTTATCGATTGGAAAGTGACCGAGGAGAAAAAAGTAGCTTCTCTGGTTACCGGTTCGATGCTCAACAACCGTCATCTCAACGCGATCATGTCCGCTTGTTACGAGATGGAAACCGAAGATCGTTTCGATCCGAAGAAGAATTCTTCCTTAAAGAAAACCATTCTGGAAGCGAAGAAGGTTCTCATTCCGGACAACTACATTAAACGTGTGATCGATCTTGCGAAACAAGGTTACAAAGAAATTCTTTTTGAAGAATTGACCACCGATTGGCAGTCCGACGCTTACAATACCGTTTCCGGTCAGAACAGCAATAACTCGGTTCGCTTAACAAATGAGTTCATGACCGCGGTGGAACAAGACCAACCTTGGAATTTGTATTTCAGAACCGAAAAGGAAAGAGCGAAAGCGGAAGGACGTAAGGCGAAACCTTCTCAAACTCTTCGTGCGAGAGAACTCTGGGAAAAAATTTCCTACGCGGCTTGGGCGAGCGCCGATCCCGGAACTCAATATCATACCACCATCAACGAATGGCATACTTGTCCGGAAGACGGTGCGATCAACGCGTCGAACCCCTGCTCCGAATATATGTTCTTGGATAACACCGCTTGTAACCTCGCATCCGCGAACTTACAAAAATTCGTAAATCTTGAAACGTTGAACTTCGACGTGGAAGGTTTCCGTTATCTTTGCAGACTTTGGACGATCGTTCTCGAAATTTCCGTTACCATGGCTCAATTTCCTTCCAAGGAAATCGCGGAACTTTCCTACAAGTTCCGTACTTTAGGACTCGGTTACGCGAACCTCGGTTCCGTTCTGATGATTCTCGGGATTCCTTACGATTCTCAAGAAGCGATGGCGATTACCGGCGCGATTTCTTCCATCATGCACATGACCGCTTACGCGACTTCCGCAGAGATGGCAAAAGAACAAGGTCCGTTTGCGGGTTATGCGAAGAATAAAAAACATATGCTTCGTGTGATTCGTAACCACAGAAGAGCGGCATACAACGCTCCTTCCGGCGACTACGAAGGTTTAACGATTACTCCTGTGGGAATCAATCCCGCGTTCTGCCCTTCTTATATGCTCAAAGCGGCTCAAGAAGACGCGGATCTTGCGTTGGAACTCGGTGAAAAATACGGTTATAGAAACGCTCAAGTTACCGTAATCGCTCCTACCGGAACGATCGGTCTCGTGATGGATTGTGATACTACCGGTATCGAGCCCGACTTCGCACTCGTTAAGTTCAAAAAACTTGCGGGCGGCGGTTACTTCAAAATCATCAATCAATCCGTTCCTTACGGTTTGAAAAAACTCGGTTATTCTCCTTCCGAAATCGAAGCGATCGTGAACTATTGCAAAGGTCACGCGACTTTGAACGGAGCGCCGATCGTCAACACGCAAGCGTTGAAAGAAAAAGGATTCACGAACGAGATTCTCGAAAAAGTGGAAGCGTCCCTTCCGCTCGCGTTCGACATCAACTTCGCGTTCAACAAGTTCAACCTTGGGGAAGACTTCTTAACCAGAAACTTGGGAATCGCTAAGGAAGTTTTCGACGTCCCCGGATTCTCCCTTCTGGAATACTTAGGTTTTACCAAAGAAGAAATCAACAAAGCGAACGACTACGTTTGCGGAACGATGACGATCGAAAACGCTCCTTTCTTAAAAGAGAAGGATTATCCGGTTTTCGATTGTGCGAACAAATGCGGTAAGTATGGAAAGAGATTCCTTTCCTACGAATCTCATATCCGCACGATGGCGGCGGCTCAACCTTTTATCAGCGGCGCGATTTCCAAAACGATCAATCTTCCCGAAGACGCGGTCGTGGAAGACATTAAAAACGCTTATTTCCTTTCTTGGAAGATGATGATCAAAGCGAACGCCCTTTACAGAGACGGTTCTAAACTTTCTCAACCTCTCAATTCCGTATTAGAACTTTTGAATGGAATCGAAGTGGATGAGCAGGACGAAGTGAGAGAAGCGATGATCTCCAAGGATCCGGTTCAAATTGCGGAGAAGGTAATCACAAAATACATCTCTCACAGAAGAAAACTTCCGAGCAGAAGAGCGGGTTATACTCAGAAGGCGATCGTAGGCGGTCACAAGGTTTATTTAAGAACCGGCGAATACGAAGACGGTCAGATCGGAGAAATCTTTATCGATATGCACAAGGAAGGAGCGGCGTTTAGAAGTTTGATGAACGCGTTCGCGATTTCCGTTTCTCTCGGATTGCAACACGGTGTTCCTTTGGAAGAATACGTGGATGCGTTTACGTTCTTCAAGTTCGAGCCGAACGGAATCGTTTCCGGAAACAAACATATCAAGATGAGCACTTCCGTAATCGATTACATCTTCAGAGAATTGGCGATCACCTATCTCGGAAGATACGATCTCGGACAGGTCGCTCCGGAAGATTTGAGAGGAGACGAGATCGGTTCTAAACGCGCGACTGCGGAATCGAATCACCGTGACACTGTAAGTCCGACGGCTACCGCAACCGCGGTGGCGGATGTCGCTCCAAAGAAGGAAGTGGAAACGATTTCCTATTCTCAGATGATTTCCAAAGAAAGAACTACGGCTCCTACCGGACTCGCTCTTTTGGAAGAAGTCAAACTCGCAAAGATCAAGGGATACACCGGTGATTCTTGTTCCGAGTGCGGTTCTTTTGAGATGGTGAGAAACGGTTCTTGCCTCAAGTGTATGTCCTGCGGCGCGACCACGGGATGTTCCTGA
- the pilM gene encoding cell division protein FtsA: MFIYDQFLAIDYGTSTIKGVLFQKVLGKLSILRSEIMSISHGEEDEYRHNILRFINSYFPGETSIVLNLPLDRLFVRELHIPLTTVKAIREVIPFEVENRIPFPMETVEVTGSIWRIDQEKSDVIAYSAHHSELDFITSPFLGSNIVFRGLFVDSVSLSSVVPEHTNKEITYKNCAQADIGGRVTILNILSEGKVAHTRYISMGGDTLTEMIAGDLKIPFEKAEAIKLSLQFEPFSGEEDGLNLFAKEFKLKVADIKKAFQSASKFAEKLSSEIHRSIVSMNETERPEVLYLSGGGSKVRGIESVFGDSLGLITRRYDFLPLDGDTFSTCFGMGYHFGFPKKDKIDFIDTPHVKRINKNILNFDQFRPHLIFSGISLFILVTVFFVGIVIDKRKLSASDKMLAEKFQRGFGRSAPEDVDILEYAGKLKNDEKKKTEIYRLYLSKPSILDILFELSMNFPSSDMQPFQLDQFDYDQDLVKIGGRVNEFSEIGVVQRSLEKSPMFKDIEVTNKRLMQGVKAYKVSFTITMKVVNKPISSEESF, from the coding sequence ATGTTTATTTACGATCAATTTCTCGCAATCGACTACGGAACGAGCACGATCAAAGGAGTTCTCTTCCAAAAGGTTCTCGGAAAGTTAAGCATTCTTCGTTCCGAAATCATGAGCATCTCCCATGGAGAAGAGGACGAATACAGACACAATATTCTCCGTTTTATCAACTCGTATTTTCCGGGTGAAACGAGCATCGTTTTGAATCTTCCCTTGGATCGTCTTTTCGTACGAGAACTTCATATTCCCCTAACCACCGTCAAAGCGATCCGCGAAGTGATTCCTTTCGAAGTCGAAAATAGAATCCCGTTTCCGATGGAGACCGTCGAGGTAACCGGAAGTATCTGGAGAATCGATCAGGAAAAATCGGACGTCATCGCGTATTCCGCGCACCACAGCGAATTGGATTTTATCACTTCTCCGTTTTTGGGAAGCAACATCGTATTTCGCGGTTTGTTCGTGGACTCGGTCAGCCTTTCTTCGGTCGTACCCGAACATACGAACAAGGAAATCACGTATAAGAATTGTGCACAAGCCGACATAGGCGGAAGAGTCACCATTCTCAACATTCTCAGCGAAGGAAAAGTCGCACACACGAGATATATTTCGATGGGCGGGGACACGCTCACCGAGATGATCGCTGGCGATCTGAAGATCCCTTTTGAAAAAGCGGAAGCGATCAAACTCTCTCTTCAATTCGAACCTTTTTCCGGCGAAGAAGACGGGCTCAATCTTTTCGCAAAAGAATTCAAACTGAAAGTGGCCGATATCAAAAAGGCGTTTCAAAGCGCCTCCAAGTTCGCGGAAAAACTTTCCTCCGAAATTCATAGAAGTATCGTATCGATGAACGAGACCGAAAGACCCGAGGTCTTGTATCTTTCCGGCGGAGGAAGTAAGGTTCGAGGAATCGAATCCGTTTTCGGAGATTCTCTCGGTTTGATTACGCGTCGTTACGATTTCCTTCCCTTGGACGGAGACACTTTCTCGACTTGTTTCGGGATGGGTTATCATTTCGGTTTCCCGAAAAAAGACAAGATCGATTTTATCGATACGCCTCACGTTAAACGAATCAATAAGAATATTCTTAACTTCGACCAATTCAGACCTCATCTGATTTTTTCCGGGATTTCTTTATTTATCCTGGTCACCGTATTTTTTGTCGGAATCGTAATCGACAAAAGAAAACTCAGCGCGAGCGACAAAATGCTCGCCGAAAAATTCCAAAGAGGTTTCGGAAGATCCGCCCCCGAAGACGTGGATATATTAGAATATGCAGGAAAACTAAAGAACGACGAAAAGAAAAAAACGGAGATTTACAGACTCTACTTAAGTAAGCCGAGCATTCTCGACATTCTTTTCGAACTTTCCATGAACTTTCCTTCCTCGGATATGCAACCCTTTCAATTGGATCAATTCGATTACGATCAGGATCTTGTGAAGATCGGAGGTAGGGTCAACGAGTTCAGCGAAATCGGAGTCGTTCAAAGATCCTTGGAAAAATCTCCCATGTTTAAGGACATAGAAGTCACGAACAAAAGATTGATGCAGGGAGTAAAAGCGTATAAGGTTTCCTTTACGATTACGATGAAGGTGGTCAATAAACCGATCTCTTCCGAGGAGTCTTTTTAA
- a CDS encoding pilus assembly FimT family protein yields the protein MKVKNIRKGFTLIELIVVIAILAGLISILASTAANFIIPSGSDAAQTLKQAAEFCYRKSILTNTTMVLELDIDNDTYSVKKLMRDESGLKEVLIFKPQKLPYTSEIIDITDIRGFRYTKGIIKVPYTYLGIAADYSVHLGNDPSIYRTLILYRYGGKVSVLEGEQFHTSSNLATDKNWKDQDENEQQQP from the coding sequence ATGAAAGTTAAGAATATCCGGAAAGGATTTACCCTGATCGAGTTAATCGTTGTGATCGCGATACTCGCTGGGTTGATTAGCATTCTTGCAAGTACCGCCGCAAACTTCATCATTCCATCGGGAAGCGACGCGGCTCAGACCTTAAAACAAGCCGCAGAATTCTGTTATCGAAAATCCATTCTTACCAATACGACGATGGTTTTGGAATTGGACATAGACAACGATACGTATAGCGTCAAAAAACTGATGCGCGACGAAAGCGGACTCAAAGAGGTTTTGATCTTTAAACCTCAGAAACTTCCTTACACATCCGAAATCATCGACATAACCGACATTCGCGGTTTTCGTTATACGAAAGGAATCATTAAGGTTCCTTACACCTATCTCGGGATCGCCGCCGATTACAGCGTTCATTTAGGAAACGATCCGTCGATTTATAGAACCTTGATTTTATATCGTTACGGCGGCAAAGTTTCCGTATTGGAAGGGGAACAGTTTCACACTTCTTCGAACTTAGCGACCGATAAGAATTGGAAAGACCAGGATGAAAACGAACAGCAACAACCGTAA
- a CDS encoding general secretion pathway protein GspK: MKRSRSREFFLSKNRNDSFLKRKFFRRSRQGFMVVILVMAIGTASFYTATEFGERSLGERRIAQADADGFRALLLAKAGFQGALGALKKIPEEYLYKSGIALNPPPLPMGGGTIFYKISSEDGKINLNSLLNPDDNQQNLRTVEMVARLFDKLGIKREKIFPIFDWMDTDLQETGGGAEDLYYSSLKPPRKNKNSFMYSLSELVSIKGFDRETVYGSLKPADFDQKYSKAFQSDEEKALIGDSDFVLANNLTAYIPAGQNSDDRINLNAAPYFVLMSLSDFMTKQAAMRILKFKLEQGGFIKELKDIEKFQEFQIPTAGGLTLYKELAGEGTDVSGGRVKTKGEVFRIVAVGQVGKTIRRITGIFDLTNNQMLYYMED, encoded by the coding sequence ATGAAACGCTCGCGTTCCCGGGAATTCTTTTTAAGTAAAAATCGAAACGATTCGTTCTTAAAGCGAAAATTTTTCCGCAGATCCAGACAAGGTTTTATGGTCGTGATCCTTGTGATGGCGATCGGAACCGCTTCGTTTTATACCGCCACGGAATTCGGCGAACGTTCCTTAGGTGAAAGAAGAATCGCACAAGCGGACGCGGACGGATTCAGGGCCCTTCTTCTTGCGAAGGCCGGTTTTCAAGGTGCGCTCGGCGCTTTGAAAAAAATTCCGGAAGAATATCTTTATAAAAGCGGGATCGCGTTAAACCCGCCGCCTTTGCCGATGGGCGGGGGAACGATCTTTTATAAGATCAGTTCCGAAGACGGGAAGATCAATTTGAATTCTCTCTTGAACCCGGACGACAATCAACAGAATCTCCGCACGGTGGAAATGGTCGCGAGACTTTTCGATAAACTCGGAATCAAACGCGAGAAAATTTTTCCGATCTTCGACTGGATGGATACCGATCTTCAAGAAACCGGGGGCGGCGCGGAGGATCTATATTATTCTTCCCTAAAACCTCCGAGAAAGAATAAGAATTCCTTTATGTATTCTCTTTCCGAGCTCGTTTCGATCAAAGGGTTCGATCGGGAAACGGTTTACGGTTCCTTGAAGCCGGCCGATTTCGATCAAAAGTATTCCAAGGCGTTTCAATCGGACGAGGAAAAGGCCCTGATCGGAGACAGCGATTTCGTCTTAGCGAACAATTTGACGGCGTACATTCCGGCGGGACAAAACTCGGACGATAGAATCAACTTGAACGCGGCGCCATATTTTGTTTTGATGTCTTTATCCGATTTCATGACAAAACAGGCCGCCATGAGAATTCTCAAATTCAAATTGGAGCAGGGCGGTTTTATCAAAGAACTGAAGGACATCGAGAAATTTCAGGAATTCCAAATTCCCACTGCGGGCGGTTTGACTCTTTATAAGGAACTCGCAGGGGAAGGAACGGATGTCTCCGGCGGTCGAGTCAAAACCAAAGGAGAAGTCTTTCGAATCGTCGCGGTCGGTCAGGTCGGCAAAACGATCCGCCGTATCACCGGAATTTTCGATCTGACAAACAACCAAATGCTCTATTACATGGAAGATTAA
- the gspN gene encoding type II secretion system protein GspN yields the protein MKKEEELQEETALTPEEEEFLTLELQEEEEETLPRFTLKQKLILIATGVFSFLIFTIWLFPLDEIVRSSLNSSSSQTGTIINFRDLSISVLGNVTLDTLEVTTPSNLKIKTEEAVLKTSFFGLMKRKFDGKFKLVSLKIDTENGPLAKIRNFEGQGKIENLDQGLARMNGSLDLEIPAGNNSGMIQELPEIPLLGELKNITIKKFLTKVVLQGGNLIFNDFTLDTSIARFDITGNIRLSENMSFSQLNLRICLELDRNFALERQDIQDMLTLLEKQSSSKCIPVLGTVGKPEVKIPGLTGPPAPIAP from the coding sequence ATGAAAAAAGAAGAAGAACTCCAGGAAGAAACGGCCCTTACTCCCGAAGAGGAGGAATTCCTCACGCTCGAACTCCAGGAAGAAGAGGAAGAAACGCTTCCGCGCTTCACCCTCAAACAAAAGCTGATCCTCATCGCGACGGGAGTTTTTTCCTTTCTGATCTTTACGATCTGGCTTTTTCCGTTAGACGAAATCGTACGCAGTTCGTTAAATTCTTCCTCCTCGCAAACGGGGACCATCATCAATTTTCGAGACCTGAGCATTTCCGTTTTAGGAAACGTGACTCTGGATACTCTCGAAGTTACGACCCCTTCGAACCTGAAAATCAAAACGGAAGAGGCGGTTTTGAAGACCTCATTCTTCGGTTTAATGAAACGAAAATTCGACGGAAAGTTCAAATTGGTTTCCTTAAAGATCGACACCGAAAACGGACCTCTCGCTAAGATTCGGAATTTCGAAGGACAGGGTAAGATCGAAAATCTGGATCAGGGCCTCGCAAGAATGAACGGAAGCCTGGATCTTGAAATTCCCGCGGGAAACAATTCCGGAATGATTCAGGAACTTCCAGAAATTCCTCTTTTGGGAGAATTAAAGAACATTACGATCAAAAAGTTTTTGACCAAGGTTGTTCTTCAAGGTGGAAACTTGATCTTCAACGATTTCACGTTAGACACGTCGATCGCTCGTTTCGATATTACCGGAAATATCCGTCTTTCCGAAAACATGTCCTTTTCGCAATTGAATCTTAGAATTTGTCTCGAACTGGATCGCAATTTCGCGTTAGAAAGACAGGACATTCAAGATATGTTGACCTTGTTGGAAAAACAAAGCAGTAGCAAATGTATTCCCGTTTTGGGAACCGTGGGAAAACCGGAAGTGAAAATCCCCGGCCTTACCGGACCGCCGGCGCCAATCGCTCCTTGA